The window CATCTGGCATGGGTGCTGGCGATTGTGATTTCGATGTATGGTTACGTGTCATGGCAAAAAATGGCAGTCGAAGCCTATCCCGATTTAAGTGATGTCACAGTACAGGTTTCTACCCAAGTGCCGGGTCTGGCTGCGGAAGAAATAGAGCAACAAATCACCACGCCACTAGAGCGCGCGCTGAGTAATACGCCAGGCTTAGTCACGATGCGTTCCAGCAGCACGTTTGCATTGTCTTTGATCACTCTTGTGTTTCAGGATGGCGCAGATGATTATTTCGTACGCCAACGTGTGTTGGAGCGTATTGCATCAGTCTCGTTACCCGCTGGTGTGCAGCCGGGTCTGGGGCCGGTTTCTGGGCCGGCGGGAGAAATTTTTCGGTATACGCTGGAATCCGATACCAAAAATCTGATGGAGTTATCCGAGATTCAGCGCTGGATCGTGATCCCCGGATTTAAGCAGGTACCCGGCATTGCAGATGTGAATAACTTTGGCGGATTTACCAAACAATTTCAGTTAGAACTTGACCCCACCCAGCTGCAACGTTACAACGTGGTGTTGAATGATGTGGTGACCGCGATCAACGCCAATAGCGCCAATGCAGGCGGTGGCCGGATTGCACGTGGCGAGCAAAGTTATGTCATCCGCGGCATCGGGCAGGTGCATTCGCTAGATGATCTGGCGACGGTTGTGGTCACGCAAAATAACGGTGTTCCGGTACTGCTACGTGATCTCGGCAAGCTGCAATACGGACATCAGGAACGTGAAGGCATTCTGGGTAAAGACAATAATCCAGACACCATAGAAGGCATTGTGCTCATGCTTAAATATGAGAACCCTTCTATGGTCTTGCAAGGCGTGCATGCAAAAGTAGAGCAGCTACGCAAAAAGCTGGAGCCTATGGGTGTCAAGATTGTGCCCTACATTGATCGTGATGATCTGGTCAAACTAACGGTGCATAAAGTCAGCCATACCGTGTTGGAAGGCATAGGTTTAGTCTGCCTGGTACTGATCTTATTTTTGGGTAGCCCACGTAGCGCGGTTGTAGCTGCTGTGGCAATACCGATTGCGCTGGTCACGGTCTTTATCATTATGGCGGCGACCAAAATGCCTGCCAATTTATTCTCACTCGGAGCGATTGATTTTGGCATTATTGTCGATGGCGCGATTGTCGTTATGGAGGCGATCTTGTTGCGTCGCGAGAAAAATCCTGATGTTGAATTATCAGAAGAAGATGTCTTGCGCACGACAGGGCAAGTGGCGCGCCCGATCTTTTTTGCGACCTTGATTATTATCGCTGCCTACATCCCCTTATTCGCATTCCAGCGTGCTGAGGGCAAGTTGTTAACACCGATGGCCTACACGGTTTCTTATGCCTTGTTAGGTGCTCTAGTATGCGCACTGGTATTGATCCCGGGACTTGCGTTTACCGCTTTGCGTAAGCCGCGCAAAATATTTCATAACCGCCCCTTAGTCTGGCTAACCCAAAGATACACCAGTCTGTTGCGTCATTCGTTAGAAAATACCTGGATTGCGTACGGCATAGGCGCATTGACGCTGGTGTGCGTCATCATTCTCGGCTCAACAGCGGGACGCGAATTTTTACCTGATATTGATGAGGGAGCGCTGTGGCTACAGGTGCAAGTACCCAGCGGTATTTCTATCGAAAAAGCTAATGAGATGGCGAGTGATTTGCGCAGAACATTAAAAGAGTTTCCAGAAATTTCTTACGTCGTCACTCAGCTTGGTCGTAATGATGACGGTACCGATCCGTGGACGCCATCGCATATGGAAGTGCCAGTCGGATTAAAGCCTTACGATCAGTGGCCCAATGGCGGTAGCAAGGCTGATCTGATCAAACGCCTGAATCAGCGTTTTGCCACTATGCCGGGATTTTCTATCAGCATCAGTCAGCCGATTATTGACGGTGTAAATGACGCGATCGGTGGTGCGCATAGCCCATTAGTCTTGCGTGTGTATGGCGACGATCTGAGAGAAAATCGCCGTATTGGTAATCAGATTGTCGATATTTTGCAGACGATACCCGGTACTGCCTCGGCATCCTTATTCCAGGAGCCGCCGATACCGCAAGTGGTGATTAAAGTGGATAGAGAACAGGCTGCACGTTACGGTATTAACACAGCAGATATCGCGGCCCTGATACAGACCGGAGTTGGCGGTGCGGCGATCTCATCGGTGTATGTGGGCGATCGTATTTACAATGTGACCGCACGTTTTCCTAAAGCCAGCAAAAACAATCCTGAGTCCTTGGGTAGCCTGACATTAAACAGTTCAACCGGCGCAAAGATCGCTTTATCGCAAGTTGCCAGTATCAAACTCCAGACCGGAGAAAGTACGATTTCACATGAGGCGAGTGAACGTCAGATCACTGTCCGTATCGATAATCGTGGACGTGATCTCACTTCTTATTTGGCAGAAGCGCAACAAAGGATTGATGCTGAGATCAAAATTAATCCGCAGAAAATTCGGCTCGAATGGGCAGGGCAGTTTGAGAACGAACGACGGGCTCACGCAAGGCTAATCGTTATTTTAGGCGTGGTATTGGCGCTAATGTCCGTATTGCTGTTCTTCCAGTTTGGAAAAATCCGTCAGGTCATTTTAATCTTGGGTGTGGTACCAATGGCGACCTTGGGTGGACTTGTTGCCTTGCATGTGACTGGCGAGACTTTAAACGTCGCAACCGCAGTCGGCTTTATTGCCTTGTTTGGAGTGTCGGTACAAAACGGCATCATCATGGTTGCTAACTTCCGCCGTGTACGCGGTCAGGGTTTGCCGCTAAACGATACCGTCATTGCAGGTGCAACCGAGCGCCTGCGCCCTGTCTTGATGACGGCGACTGTCGCTGCCTTCGGCATGCTACCTGCAGCGCTGGCAACTGGCGTTGGCACCGATGTCCAGCGTGGACTGGCAACCGTAGTCGTCGGTGGTTTGATCGTATCAACCTTGCTGACTTTATTTATTCTACCCACTTACTATTTTGCGATGGAACGTCTGTTCGAGAGCAAAACTTGGGGTTTGCGATTAAGGCAGAATCGATAATGAAAAATCTGAATCGGCTCTTGATGAAGCATCCTATGTTTCACAATTTATTCAAAAAACCGGCTAATGTTATAGAGCGTATCGTGGCAAAAATTGTGACTGAGAATGCAATGGTAAAAGTGCGAGCATATTGGTCGCCCATCGCTGGCTTGCTGCTGTTATCCGGATGTGCTGCAGGACCTGATTATGTGCGTCCGGCGACTATGCTGCCGTCGACTTATATGTCTGGCACTGCATCCGTTCCTACATCAAACGGTAGCGTTAAAAATCAACCGGATAGCGGCATAGATAAAAATCTGGAGTCACAAAAATTTATCCAAAGTGATATTCCCGCGCAGTGGTGGGAGCTATTTCAATCGCCTGCATTAAGTACCTTGGTCGAGGCAAGTCTAAAACAAAATCCGACTGTAGAAGCAGCGCAGGCCGCTTTGCGTGGCGCGATGGAAAATGTCTATGCGCAGCAAGGCGCGTGGTTCCCATCAGTTGAAGCATCGTTTTTGCCAACCCGACAGAAAATTGCCGGTACCCTCGCCAGCCCGGCTTCTTCCGGTGCCAGCTATTACAACTTGCATACGGCGCAGGTCAGCGTGTCTTATACCTTAGACGTGTTTGGTGGTAATCGCCGCCAGATCGAGTCTTTGCAGGCGCAGGCAGAGGCACAAAAATTTCAGTTAGAAGCCAGCTATTTAACGTTGACGTCTAATGTCGTGGTGGCAGCAATTCAAGAGGCTGCTTTACGCGGTCAGATCGCAGCGACCAAAGAAATCATTGCCAGTCAGACTCAGTTGATGAAGATGATTCAACGTCAGTATGCGCTGGGACAAATCGCACAGATTGATGTCGCGGCACAAGAGTCTGCGCTGGCAAATACAGAAGTGGCGTTGCCATCCTTAGAAAAACAATTAGCCCTGCAAAGAGATTTATTAAGTGCGCTTGCCGGGCGCTTGCCGGATGGGTTTGAGAGCCAACCCAAGAGCCAACCCAAGAGCGAACCCAAGGATAAATCTAATAACGAACATACGTCCGGTCTTGCTACTACGATCTTCACGCTAGACAGCTTGCAACTGCCAGCTGAGTTACCGCTAACGCTACCCGCATCATTGGTTGAGCATAGGCCAGATGTCCGTGCCGCAGAGGAGCAATTACATGCCGCCAGTGCCGCGATTGGTGTTGCTGTTGCTAACCGTTTGCCGAATATTAGTTTGGGTGTGAATACCTATGGCTCTGCTGCCAGTTCTATCAGTGATCTGTTTAAAGCGGGTACCGGTTTTTGGACTTTGGCAGGCAATATCACGCAACCTATTTTTGATGGCGGTACGCTAAAACATCGGCAGGGTGCAGCGCAGGCCGCGTATGATCAAGCGGCCGCGCAATACCGCGCGACTGTGATCAATGCTTTCCAAAATGTGGCAGATGCCTTGATCGCGATACAATCAGACGCGGTTGCGCTAAAGGCTGCACAAAGGGCAGAGCGGGCTGCTGCCAAGAGTCTGGCGATTGTTCAACGGCAACTGGCATTAGGCGATATCAGTAGTGCAAATGTGTTAAGCAGCGAGCAAGCGTATCAGCAATCCCGGTTAAATTTAGTACAGGCGCAGGCAGCTCGTTTGACGGACACCGTTGCATTGTTCCAGGCCTTAGGCGGCGGTTGGTGGAACAGAAATTCTGCAACGGTGACTAAAGACATGGCAGCGTCAAAATAGCGAGGCGCGGATAGCCAGGCCAACATAGCATTACCAATACGCTGCCTTCGGTAACAAAATAAGCAAACAAAAAGAGAATGAGACGATATGGAAATTCTGCGTTTTGAAATGGGATCACGTTTTAGCGAGATGACCGTAGTCGATCTTGGTACTGCTAAATTAATTTATATCGCAGGACAAGTTGCTGAGCATACTTCCTTAGATGTGATGGGACAGACTCGCGAGATTTTGCATTTTATCGATCGTCTGCTGGCCAAAGTAGGCGCTGATAAAACGAATATTGTTTCCGCCAGAATTTATCTGGCATCAGTGGGCGACTATGCCGCGATGAATGATGCCTGGGACACATGGGTAGCGCCGGGCCACGCTCCGGCACGCTCGACCACAGGCGCAAAATTGATTCATCCTGATTACAAAGTAGAGATCGAAATGACGGCGGCTGTTCAAAGCGTTGCTACTTAGATCATTCCTGCTCAGATTATGTAAACAGCGTACAGCCGATGTGACTTTGTCAGAGATCACCAACTACTTCGCCAATCCGTTTTGATGCTTGCTTAATGAGCAGACAAGACCTTAACGATATGGGCAAACTTCCCTTTCTCGCAATTCTCTGGCACTACTTCGACTTCATCATCCAATTTTAAGCTCATGGATTCCGGCACTTCAGCAATGGTATTCAAGCCACGACGTGCATGCTGGTAATGTATTTTGGCGAAATGCTTATTGTCGCGCTCTGAGTCCGTGAGTTTTTCCAGACACTCAGGCAAGTTTTTCCGATCAGACTTCGCATCGTAGAGATTGCTTACCCAGCCATGCTTAAGATTGTCTTTGGCCGCTGGTTCCAGATCAGCTTCATGGCTAAAGGCATTTGGTGTACTGATTGCCAGCGCAGCACAGATACTCAGCAGGCAGATCATCAATCTTGGTATGGTGATTTCTTTCTTGGACATCGTATTCTCCTAAGTCAATAAATTGACGGTTAAGTCACTTTTTGGTCAGATTTTGGCTGATCAATTTAATATACTCCCCATAAGTTTCTATAAAAACCCTATATTGACCAGATAATGTATGGACAATTAAAATATACCTATGGGGAGTATTAATTAATTCATCGATCATCATTACTTTCCTTTACTCCTATTCTTCCTTCGCTTTATCCTTAAATAAGCGGTAGCTCAACGGCAGTAACAGCAGAGTGAAAAAAGTTGCTGAGACAATGCCGCCCACAATCACGACCGCGAACGGGCGTTGGGTTTCTGAGCCGATTCCGTGCGATAACGCGGCTGGCAATAAACCTAAACCTGCCATCAATGCAGTCATCAATATCGGTCTGAGCCGGCTTACCGCGCCTTCAATTGCGCTAGAAAAATCAGCACGGCTGGTTTTCTCAAATTCTAATATTTGCTCAAGCATGATCACACCGTTCTGCACAGAGATGCCCGCTACTGCGATGAATCCTACTGCAGCAGAAACAGAGAAGTGCAAACCCGCCAGTGCTAAACCAGCGATTCCGCCTATCATCGTAAAAGGTACCATCATCAAGATAAGCATTGCCATACGGATGGAGCGAAAGGCCCAGAACAGTAATGCAAAGATTAGGAAAATCGTTATTGGTACAATGATTTCTAAGCGCTTGACTGCACGTTGCTGGTTCTCAAACTGACCACCCCAGACGATGTAATAACCGGTCGGTAAATTGACTTGTTCAGCAACTTTTTGCTGCGCTTCTGCTACAAAACTGCCTTGATCCCGTCCTAACAAATTCGCTTTGACCGAGGCATTGCGGCCACCAGCTTCGCGGCTGATACGTGCCGCACCCTGCCGCACCTCAATGCGCGCAAGATCAGCCAGATCAATCGTGCCTGCACCGTTAGGTAAGTTGATTTGCAGACTACCAATGCCATCTATCGATTCTCTGTAGGCAGCTTTTAATCGGATGGTGATGTCAAAGCGTTTGTCGTCTTCATAAAACGTACTGACGGGTGTGTCGGCTAAGGCGGTCTGTATCGTATTATTGACATCCGACACGTTGATACCTAAGCGTGCAATTTTTTCTCTGTCAATCACAATATTGAGTTGTGTTTGACCACCGCTTTTGATCGCATCTACATCGCTTGCGCCACGAATGCCTTTGAGTATTCCAGAAATCTGCTCACTCTTTTGTGTCAGGATATCCAAGTCTGGACCAAAAATTTTGACCGCGATTTCACCTTTGACGCCCGATAGAGCTTCTTCCACATTATCTTGTATCACTTGGGAAAAATTAGTCGGCACGCCTGGTAGTGTCCCGATCTTGGCGGTCATGCTTTCGATCAGACTTTCTTTATCGGCGAACTTCCATTGAT of the Undibacterium sp. 5I1 genome contains:
- a CDS encoding CusA/CzcA family heavy metal efflux RND transporter, giving the protein MINQLIALCFRRRHLAWVLAIVISMYGYVSWQKMAVEAYPDLSDVTVQVSTQVPGLAAEEIEQQITTPLERALSNTPGLVTMRSSSTFALSLITLVFQDGADDYFVRQRVLERIASVSLPAGVQPGLGPVSGPAGEIFRYTLESDTKNLMELSEIQRWIVIPGFKQVPGIADVNNFGGFTKQFQLELDPTQLQRYNVVLNDVVTAINANSANAGGGRIARGEQSYVIRGIGQVHSLDDLATVVVTQNNGVPVLLRDLGKLQYGHQEREGILGKDNNPDTIEGIVLMLKYENPSMVLQGVHAKVEQLRKKLEPMGVKIVPYIDRDDLVKLTVHKVSHTVLEGIGLVCLVLILFLGSPRSAVVAAVAIPIALVTVFIIMAATKMPANLFSLGAIDFGIIVDGAIVVMEAILLRREKNPDVELSEEDVLRTTGQVARPIFFATLIIIAAYIPLFAFQRAEGKLLTPMAYTVSYALLGALVCALVLIPGLAFTALRKPRKIFHNRPLVWLTQRYTSLLRHSLENTWIAYGIGALTLVCVIILGSTAGREFLPDIDEGALWLQVQVPSGISIEKANEMASDLRRTLKEFPEISYVVTQLGRNDDGTDPWTPSHMEVPVGLKPYDQWPNGGSKADLIKRLNQRFATMPGFSISISQPIIDGVNDAIGGAHSPLVLRVYGDDLRENRRIGNQIVDILQTIPGTASASLFQEPPIPQVVIKVDREQAARYGINTADIAALIQTGVGGAAISSVYVGDRIYNVTARFPKASKNNPESLGSLTLNSSTGAKIALSQVASIKLQTGESTISHEASERQITVRIDNRGRDLTSYLAEAQQRIDAEIKINPQKIRLEWAGQFENERRAHARLIVILGVVLALMSVLLFFQFGKIRQVILILGVVPMATLGGLVALHVTGETLNVATAVGFIALFGVSVQNGIIMVANFRRVRGQGLPLNDTVIAGATERLRPVLMTATVAAFGMLPAALATGVGTDVQRGLATVVVGGLIVSTLLTLFILPTYYFAMERLFESKTWGLRLRQNR
- a CDS encoding TolC family protein, translated to MKNLNRLLMKHPMFHNLFKKPANVIERIVAKIVTENAMVKVRAYWSPIAGLLLLSGCAAGPDYVRPATMLPSTYMSGTASVPTSNGSVKNQPDSGIDKNLESQKFIQSDIPAQWWELFQSPALSTLVEASLKQNPTVEAAQAALRGAMENVYAQQGAWFPSVEASFLPTRQKIAGTLASPASSGASYYNLHTAQVSVSYTLDVFGGNRRQIESLQAQAEAQKFQLEASYLTLTSNVVVAAIQEAALRGQIAATKEIIASQTQLMKMIQRQYALGQIAQIDVAAQESALANTEVALPSLEKQLALQRDLLSALAGRLPDGFESQPKSQPKSEPKDKSNNEHTSGLATTIFTLDSLQLPAELPLTLPASLVEHRPDVRAAEEQLHAASAAIGVAVANRLPNISLGVNTYGSAASSISDLFKAGTGFWTLAGNITQPIFDGGTLKHRQGAAQAAYDQAAAQYRATVINAFQNVADALIAIQSDAVALKAAQRAERAAAKSLAIVQRQLALGDISSANVLSSEQAYQQSRLNLVQAQAARLTDTVALFQALGGGWWNRNSATVTKDMAASK
- a CDS encoding RidA family protein, producing MEILRFEMGSRFSEMTVVDLGTAKLIYIAGQVAEHTSLDVMGQTREILHFIDRLLAKVGADKTNIVSARIYLASVGDYAAMNDAWDTWVAPGHAPARSTTGAKLIHPDYKVEIEMTAAVQSVAT